TTGCAGAGTCGCCTAAAACGTCACAATAGTCATGAAGCAGGGTCAATGAGATATACCTACAAGCAAAAAGGCCCATGGAAACTGATATATTCAGAAGCGTACGCCACTCGCAGTGATGCTATGAAAAGAGAAACGTTCTTGAAAAGCGGTCAGGGCCGTGAATGGATAAAAGTGAACATATTAAAACAGTCGCACAGTAGGCAGAGTCCGCCTGCGGCGGATTAACCACCGGGTCCGCGGTTTCCGCCTTCGGCGGACTGGGGAGCGAATCAACAGTAAAAGGGAACCTATCAATGGATGGTACCCCTTTTTGCGCTCGGTTTAAAAAAATCGTATGCAGAAGGTCACAAAATCAAATCAAAATATTTGCAAACTTTAGGCATATCGTGTAGGAAAAACGAAAAAATTTTAAAGGAGGGAGCTGTGAAAACACTTGTTGCATACTACTCTGAAAGCGGAAATACGGAGATACTGGCCAAGGCAATTTACAAAGGTCTGGAGACAACCGATAATGACATCGTGCAAATCGACGATACCACAAATTTCGCAGCGTATGACATTATTTTCGTGGGGTTTCCAGTTCAAACTAGCAGTGTGCCCCCAAAAGTGGAAAAAGCGTTAAAACGTATCCCAGATGGCAAAATGCTGGCTTTATTTGGCACCCATGGCTCGCTGCGGGGCGGCCCGCTGGCTGTTTCAGCATTCCATTATGCGATTACTCTGGCGGCTCAAGCAACGGTTATCGGTACCTTCGGGTGCCGGGGTGAGGTCAAAGCCAGTCTTCTGGAGGCCCTTATGAATAAGGCCGAATATAGATTCTGGGCATTGGAGGCCCAGAGCGCCGAAGGGCACCCAGATGAAGCGGACCTTGAAGATGGCAAACAATTCGCCAATTTAATGCTGCAAAAAGCTGGACGGGTATAACGGGCAGCAATTGACCTTCATTAGTATGGGTGAGTTGTGCCCTGTCTATGACAGATTTGGATACTCAAATCTGAAGGGTCTATTTGAGCCATCCGGCCAAATGAGTATGTGACCATTTCTCTCATATCTCAGGGGGCGACGTATTTCGATCACGGGTATTCGAAATTAAAATACGCCCCCTTCATTTCCTGCAAAACCATAACCCCCACTAAAGGCCTTGAATGGCCCTAAGGGCTTATTCAAGTTTTAGAGTCTCAGACAATATTCTTTTTATCATTTTGGAATTATTATAAATATTTTAATTGCCGGTCTCATTTCGAGACCTTGCTTTCCATTTCTAACATGCCATCAAGTGTGACATCTTGCACAATATCCCAAGCGTTAAAAACAGGTAAAGATTTTGGCCATTTGAGCCGATAAAACAAGTGTCTTGGACCGCTGTTTTCTCTATTGTTCAGACTAGTATGTGTTGGGCAGCAAACTCTATTCGATGCGCAACTGCCGTCTTATAAGCATATCAAAAGCCATATGTTAAAAAAGTTACATAAAATCATGTGTCTATAAACTAAAAATGGACCAAATTGCCAAAAATACGACGTCACAGAATCCTTCTGAACAGATACTGTCCACGCTGATCAATACGATTCCCAACCCGGCATTTTTTCGAAATAAAGATGGTGTGTTCATGGATTGCAACACCGCTTTTGCTGAAAAAGTGCTCGGTACCTGCTGCGAAAACATTGTCGGACAATCGGTTTTTGATCTTCCCAACATTATTCCGGCAGCGCTGACGGATTTCTGTTTGCATAACGATAAAAAACTGCTCAGCCAGCCCGGTATCCAAAGCTACGAGGCGGCTATTAGATGTGCTGACGGTATTCAGCGCGATTTTTTGATGAGCCGATCGACATTTACCGACCATACTGGAAAGATTGCCGGTATCATCAGCGTTATGATGGACTTAACGGACCAAAATCGCGCTGAGAAACTGCTGCAGGATCGGACGGCCGAGCTAGTCAAATCC
Above is a window of Desulfobacterales bacterium DNA encoding:
- a CDS encoding flavodoxin family protein, which encodes MKTLVAYYSESGNTEILAKAIYKGLETTDNDIVQIDDTTNFAAYDIIFVGFPVQTSSVPPKVEKALKRIPDGKMLALFGTHGSLRGGPLAVSAFHYAITLAAQATVIGTFGCRGEVKASLLEALMNKAEYRFWALEAQSAEGHPDEADLEDGKQFANLMLQKAGRV